A genomic stretch from Limnobacter thiooxidans includes:
- a CDS encoding chemoreceptor glutamine deamidase CheD (catalyzes the conversion of glutamine residues to glutamate on methyl-accepting chemotaxis receptors), with translation MSPQPQVKPPLPLVNKIVMPGEYYVSWVPAQISTLLGSCVSACLWDSRRRIGGLNHFMLPDSPSDNHGPSDKTKTLLYGLYSMECLINDLLTMGAKREHLVAKVFGGANITGALNTQHIGRRNAEFVINFLYKDKIKVVASDLGGPHSRRIRFNTQTSAVRVERVASANSAALNQERRYCDKLNKDPVNGDIVFF, from the coding sequence ATGAGCCCTCAACCCCAAGTCAAGCCACCACTTCCGCTGGTGAACAAAATCGTCATGCCGGGTGAATACTATGTGTCCTGGGTACCAGCACAAATTTCCACCTTGCTCGGATCTTGCGTTTCTGCTTGCTTGTGGGACAGTCGCCGGCGGATTGGGGGTCTGAACCATTTCATGTTGCCCGACTCGCCATCGGATAACCATGGCCCCAGTGACAAAACCAAAACCCTGCTTTATGGCTTGTACTCCATGGAATGTCTGATCAACGACCTGCTGACCATGGGTGCAAAGCGCGAACACCTGGTGGCCAAAGTGTTTGGTGGTGCCAATATCACAGGCGCCTTGAACACACAGCACATCGGTCGGCGCAACGCAGAATTCGTAATCAACTTTTTATACAAAGACAAAATCAAGGTCGTGGCATCAGACCTTGGCGGGCCACACAGCCGTCGAATTCGCTTTAACACCCAGACCAGCGCAGTGCGCGTGGAGCGAGTGGCGAGCGCCAATTCAGCCGCATTGAATCAAGAACGACGTTATTGCGACAAACTCAACAAAGACCCGGTCAATGGCGACATTGTATTTTTCTGA
- a CDS encoding CheR family methyltransferase, whose product MNDDSSDREFEFNDKDFSRVRALILKIAGISLAPSKQSMVYSRLARRLRACNHSRFSTYLDALESNPGSPEWEHFTNSLTTNLTSFYREAHHFDLLKKQLQSLSRSSRIDLWCSAASTGEEPYTMAITAMEAFNSMTPPVRILATDIDTKVLDHAKKGVYRMDQVDKIPEDILRKYFLKGKGESEGLIRVRPEVQALLTFRKLNLMDNVWSLRPGFDAIFCRNVMIYFEKDVQMQILKRFAPLMNPNGLLYAGHSENFAMARDYFSLRGKTVYTVNTDKAAKTGPSGESQQHIITA is encoded by the coding sequence ATGAACGACGACAGCAGTGATCGCGAATTCGAGTTCAATGACAAAGACTTTTCTCGAGTACGCGCGCTGATTCTCAAGATTGCGGGCATTTCACTGGCACCCAGCAAGCAAAGCATGGTGTACAGCCGACTTGCTCGCCGATTGCGCGCCTGCAACCACAGCCGGTTTTCCACTTATCTCGATGCACTGGAGTCCAATCCGGGCAGCCCGGAATGGGAACATTTCACCAATTCGCTGACCACCAATTTGACCTCGTTTTATCGCGAGGCGCATCACTTCGATTTGCTGAAAAAGCAGTTGCAGTCGTTGTCACGCAGTTCACGAATTGACCTGTGGTGTAGCGCAGCGTCCACTGGAGAAGAACCCTACACCATGGCTATCACGGCCATGGAGGCCTTTAACAGCATGACGCCGCCCGTGCGAATTCTGGCTACCGACATCGATACCAAAGTGCTGGACCACGCCAAAAAAGGTGTGTATCGCATGGACCAGGTTGACAAAATTCCAGAGGACATTCTGCGCAAGTATTTTCTCAAAGGCAAAGGAGAAAGCGAAGGCCTGATCCGCGTGCGTCCTGAAGTTCAAGCCTTGTTGACCTTTCGCAAGCTCAACCTGATGGACAACGTGTGGTCACTGCGCCCGGGCTTCGACGCAATTTTTTGCCGCAACGTCATGATCTATTTTGAAAAAGACGTGCAGATGCAGATCCTCAAACGTTTTGCCCCATTGATGAATCCAAATGGCCTGCTGTATGCCGGTCACTCTGAAAACTTTGCCATGGCCCGAGATTACTTCAGCCTGCGTGGCAAAACCGTTTACACCGTCAACACCGACAAAGCCGCCAAGACCGGCCCCAGCGGTGAAAGCCAGCAACACATCATCACCGCATGA
- a CDS encoding protein-glutamate methylesterase/protein-glutamine glutaminase, which produces MNKIKVLVVDDSALIRNLMSKIINSQQDMETIATAPDPFIARDQIKKFNPDVITLDIEMPKMDGIEFLEKIMRLRPTPVLMVSTLTERGTDVTFRALELGAVDFVTKPKLDISQGMIDYANEITDKIRAAHAARYRLNRLPAKPPAGTASSQVDPVTGLVVPAQAGKALPVNNALGNRFAATEKLVLIGSSTGGTEALRVILEQLPKDSPAILITQHMPAGFTKSFADRLNQVCDITVKEATHGERILPGHAYIAPGDKHLMLGRNGANYICQLSDSEPVNRHRPSVEVLFKSGQEVSPRNIVGIMLTGMGKDGAQAMADMKKAGAYNICQDEASSVVFGMPREAIALGAADEVVSLNQIAKRLLEHLSKIGGRSAVRI; this is translated from the coding sequence ATGAACAAGATCAAAGTATTGGTAGTGGATGACTCGGCACTGATCAGAAACCTGATGAGCAAGATCATCAACTCCCAGCAAGACATGGAAACCATCGCCACCGCGCCAGATCCGTTTATTGCCCGTGACCAGATCAAGAAATTCAATCCCGATGTCATTACCCTGGACATTGAAATGCCCAAAATGGACGGCATTGAGTTTCTTGAAAAAATCATGCGCTTGCGCCCTACGCCAGTGCTCATGGTATCCACCTTGACCGAGCGTGGCACCGATGTCACTTTCCGCGCATTGGAACTCGGGGCTGTGGATTTTGTGACCAAACCCAAACTGGATATCAGCCAGGGCATGATTGATTACGCAAACGAGATCACCGACAAAATTCGTGCGGCCCATGCAGCCCGTTATCGGTTGAACCGCCTGCCAGCCAAACCACCGGCTGGCACTGCCAGCTCGCAAGTGGACCCTGTCACAGGGCTAGTGGTGCCAGCACAGGCTGGCAAAGCCTTGCCTGTGAACAACGCCTTGGGTAATCGCTTCGCAGCCACAGAAAAGCTGGTGTTGATCGGTTCTTCAACTGGCGGCACCGAGGCGCTTCGCGTGATTCTTGAGCAACTGCCCAAAGACAGCCCGGCCATCCTGATCACGCAGCACATGCCCGCGGGCTTTACGAAAAGTTTTGCGGACCGTTTGAATCAGGTGTGTGACATCACTGTCAAGGAAGCCACACATGGCGAGCGGATTCTGCCTGGACACGCCTACATTGCACCGGGTGACAAACACCTGATGCTGGGGCGAAACGGCGCCAATTACATTTGCCAGTTGTCGGATTCAGAACCCGTGAACCGCCATCGCCCTTCCGTCGAAGTGTTGTTCAAATCAGGTCAGGAAGTATCGCCCCGCAACATTGTGGGCATCATGCTGACCGGTATGGGCAAAGACGGTGCTCAAGCCATGGCCGACATGAAAAAAGCCGGGGCTTACAACATTTGTCAGGACGAGGCCAGCTCGGTTGTGTTTGGCATGCCGCGAGAAGCGATTGCCCTTGGCGCGGCAGATGAAGTGGTTTCTTTGAATCAGATCGCGAAGCGTTTGCTTGAACATCTGTCCAAAATTGGCGGCCGTTCAGCGGTTCGCATTTAA
- a CDS encoding ATP-binding protein produces the protein MSEPKGLPPSLLDLSQYSDDGLKVLVVEDNDSDFELMCYRLKQGGLKYTATRVDRIEDLRRCLEHEEWQVVISDHNLPGFGSEEALRIVRDSGLDIPFIIVSGSIGEHVAVEAMRAGADDYLMKDKMARLVPAIERSLRAANERRSLATAEQAQRESERRFAAIAENIPGIIFQMHSGPSLPRPTVPFVSEGVIRLFGVPPRLFLENPNYFFEQFAADDAASLFEMLLEPPQAGAHLTWEGRLKPHGKYSERWVLMNAVAKARGNMFVWDGVLLDISDRKEAENHLLNAQTELRRVTTEFEKRREQERGAIAREIHDDMGGSLTKLKADVAWLNKNLSLDTPAAEKLDDMLELIEHLLASSQRIAKDLRPGILDYGLIPALDWQMKDFQKRTQIQGEFQSNVEELQLDPELSTALFRILQEALTNIVKHAQATRVDVELFVTENELSLEVRDNGRGIENADKLKDTSFGLRGMQERVAAFDGWVDVSGSTGSGTTVMVSIPRGNQTDEAEND, from the coding sequence ATGAGTGAACCCAAGGGACTTCCCCCGTCATTGCTTGACCTCAGTCAATACTCGGACGATGGTTTGAAAGTACTGGTGGTTGAGGACAATGATTCAGACTTTGAGTTGATGTGCTACCGCCTGAAACAGGGGGGATTGAAATACACGGCCACACGGGTCGACCGGATCGAAGACCTGCGCAGGTGCCTGGAACATGAGGAATGGCAGGTGGTCATTTCTGACCACAACCTGCCAGGCTTTGGTTCAGAAGAAGCGTTGCGCATTGTCCGGGATTCCGGTCTGGATATTCCTTTCATCATTGTGTCGGGCAGCATTGGGGAACACGTGGCGGTTGAAGCCATGCGGGCCGGGGCAGATGATTACCTGATGAAAGACAAGATGGCCCGCCTGGTACCGGCCATTGAAAGGTCGCTGCGGGCGGCAAATGAACGCCGCAGCCTTGCCACTGCTGAACAGGCACAAAGGGAGTCCGAGCGACGTTTCGCAGCGATTGCAGAGAACATTCCAGGCATTATTTTCCAGATGCATTCCGGGCCGTCCCTGCCCCGCCCCACAGTGCCTTTTGTCAGCGAGGGCGTTATTCGACTGTTCGGTGTACCGCCACGCCTTTTTCTGGAAAATCCGAATTATTTTTTTGAGCAGTTTGCAGCTGATGATGCTGCAAGTCTTTTCGAGATGTTGCTTGAGCCTCCACAGGCAGGCGCCCACCTGACATGGGAAGGTCGTCTGAAGCCGCATGGGAAGTATTCCGAGCGCTGGGTGCTGATGAATGCAGTGGCCAAGGCACGGGGCAACATGTTTGTCTGGGATGGCGTATTGCTGGATATTTCAGACCGCAAGGAAGCAGAAAACCATTTGCTGAACGCGCAAACCGAGTTGAGAAGGGTCACCACTGAATTCGAAAAACGACGAGAACAGGAACGCGGTGCGATTGCTCGTGAGATTCACGACGACATGGGCGGCTCGCTCACCAAACTGAAAGCGGACGTAGCGTGGTTGAACAAGAATTTGAGTCTGGACACACCCGCTGCAGAAAAGCTGGACGACATGCTGGAATTGATTGAACATTTGCTGGCCAGCAGTCAGCGGATTGCCAAAGACCTGCGCCCCGGAATTTTGGACTACGGCTTGATTCCCGCGCTAGACTGGCAGATGAAAGATTTTCAGAAGCGCACCCAGATTCAGGGGGAATTTCAGAGCAATGTGGAAGAATTACAACTGGATCCCGAGCTGAGCACTGCCTTGTTTCGCATCCTACAAGAGGCTTTGACCAATATTGTGAAACATGCACAAGCCACTAGGGTTGATGTGGAGTTGTTTGTCACTGAAAATGAACTATCGTTAGAGGTTCGAGATAATGGCCGCGGCATCGAGAATGCTGATAAATTAAAAGACACTTCATTTGGCCTTCGGGGCATGCAGGAGCGGGTTGCCGCTTTTGACGGCTGGGTCGATGTCAGTGGATCAACGGGATCAGGAACCACGGTCATGGTTTCAATCCCAAGAGGCAATCAGACAGACGAGGCAGAAAATGATTAA
- a CDS encoding response regulator, with translation MIKVLLADDHALLRGSLKQLLDETGFVQVVAQAGEYSEIMKAMTTQPVDVAILDISMPGKNGVDIVKILKDKYPALKILMLSMHPEDQYAVRCLKAGASGYLTKNTAPEKLVDAIQVIAAGRKYITAELAESLASHLTEDSEKPLHATLSDREFQTIRMIASGKKLSEIADELSLSPKTVSVYRARILEKMRMKTNGELTRYALENGLI, from the coding sequence ATGATTAAGGTATTGCTGGCAGATGACCACGCATTGCTTCGGGGCAGCTTGAAGCAGTTGCTGGACGAGACCGGTTTTGTGCAGGTGGTTGCTCAGGCCGGTGAATATTCCGAAATCATGAAAGCCATGACGACACAGCCAGTGGATGTGGCCATTCTGGACATTTCCATGCCGGGCAAGAATGGGGTGGACATTGTCAAGATTTTGAAAGACAAGTACCCTGCCCTGAAAATCCTTATGCTGTCCATGCACCCGGAAGACCAATACGCGGTGCGCTGTTTGAAGGCAGGTGCATCGGGCTACCTTACCAAAAACACGGCGCCCGAAAAATTGGTCGACGCAATCCAGGTGATTGCAGCAGGAAGAAAATACATTACGGCGGAACTGGCCGAATCGCTAGCCAGCCATTTAACGGAAGACTCCGAAAAGCCTTTGCACGCGACGCTGAGTGACCGCGAGTTTCAGACAATCCGCATGATTGCGTCGGGTAAAAAGTTGAGCGAAATTGCGGATGAGTTGTCACTGAGCCCAAAAACCGTGAGTGTTTACAGGGCCAGGATTCTGGAAAAAATGCGGATGAAAACCAATGGTGAACTGACGAGATACGCACTGGAGAATGGGTTGATTTAA